CCGAGAAACGGGTGATCGACAAGGTTTTGCAGCAGACCCGCTGGAACCGCAAGGAAGCTGCCGAGCGCCTTCAAATCAGTTACAAGGCCCTTCTCTACAAGATGAAAGAGAACGGCCTGAGAGAGGGGCGATAGGTGACGGTGCAATACGTCTGGTTTCAGAGGGGAATGCGTACGGGGTGGCGCAGTGTCGCTTCAGCTCTCCTGTTGTCGAGTTTGCTCGTGGCCTGTGTGCACGAGTCGCCGCCGCCGCCGCCGGAATTCGTGGCAGGCGAGCGCAAGCCCTATGTGATCGGCGTGACGGACATTCTCCAACTCGCGGTTTGGAAGAATCCGGAGCTGAGCGTCGCTGTTGCGGTCCGCCCCGATGGCAAGATTTCGGTTCCGCTGCTCGACGATGTCCAGGCCGAAGGGCTGACGCCGCAGGAACTCAAGGAAGTGTTGACCGAGGCGCTCTCGGAGTTCATCGCTGCGCCCGATGTCACGGTGCTCGTGCGAGAGATGAACAGTCAATTGGTCTACCTGCTCGGAGAGGGTGTTCGGTCGAATGGCGCAATCCAGCTTCGGAAGGAAATGAGGGTGCTCGAAGCGATTGCGACCATGGGTGGTTTTACCATTTGGGCGGACAAGAACCGGGTGCGTATCTTGCGCAAAACCCGGACGGGCCTGACGGAGTACAGGTTCAATTACGGTGCGTACCTGGCGGGAAAGGCTCCCGACTCGAATATTGTTTTGCAAGCTGGCGACACGATCGTAGTTGAGAATTAGGGGCTAACGATGCGACGGATCCTGCTGTTTTTGATGCTCTTGTGTACTTCCGTTTCGGCGAACGCCGCGGAAAATGAGATTAAGATTGGTCTTTCGACGGGAAGTCAATACAACAACAATGTCGGGAACGTCTCCTCTGGGAAAAAGAGGGACGCATTCTCTTTCGATTTCGGACCGACGATTGCCTTTGACTCGTCAGCGACCGTCTACGAACTGAGTGCGAAATATTTGCCTCGAGTCAGGATCTTTACGCGAGACAGCAAGCGGGATGTAGTAGACGTGAGTCACGACTTGAACCTTCGCAGCGAGTATCGGCCCAACGAACGTTGGACCTTGGGGTTGAGTGACGCATTCCACGTCCAAGAAGACGCCGATCGCGACACCAATGAGGGAATTCAAATCGATCTTGATGGCTCTGGTGACAAGCAGACCTTGCGAAATGCGCTGCGCGCGAATGTTCGATACGGAGCTACCCCGCGCATGTCACTATTCGCCAACGGCGGTTACACGATCGTGTCACGCGAAGACAAGGACTTGTCAGACAGCCAGAAGTTTTCGGGTAGCTTTCGCGGAAACTATGCCGGCGGTGCAAAGGATACATTTGGCGCCGGCGTAGCGGCCCAACACCAGAGGCTGATCATTGATAACAAGAACACCACCGAAAAGTCATCGAATGATTACTACGGTTTCTTTCTGACTTGGGATCATCGCTTTACGCCACTCACGGGTGTGAGCGCAGCTGGTGGTCCGACATGGGTCGTGTCGGAGCGTGAGGGCGATCGCAGAATCAATTCGGAATATTTTGCCCGCATGAACGTCTTTACTGAATACGACAAAGGCTCGGCATCAATTTCCTATCAGAGAAGCAGTTCCGAATTTGCAAACACTTCGACCGCATACCTTATCGACATGGTGGATGTAAAGGCCGATTGGAAGGCGAGTCGCAAGATGGTACTGGCTGTCAAAGGAGGATGGAACCAGCGAATAGCGATCCGCAAATTCGAGAGCTCGTCCTTCACGTTTTCGAACAAGGTAATACAGTGGCAGGCCGCCGCGTCGGTATCGTACCAATTGATGCGTGAGTTGATGGGCAGTCTTACGGTTGACTACCTGAATCAGAATCTTTCAGAGGATAGCGGTTCGGTCGATCGCATCCGGGCCACAATTCGCTTCTACTACAACGCAAGGGCGTATCGCTTCTAAGGGTAAGGGCCGGGACTTTTCGAA
This genomic stretch from Myxococcales bacterium harbors:
- a CDS encoding polysaccharide biosynthesis/export family protein, whose amino-acid sequence is MTVQYVWFQRGMRTGWRSVASALLLSSLLVACVHESPPPPPEFVAGERKPYVIGVTDILQLAVWKNPELSVAVAVRPDGKISVPLLDDVQAEGLTPQELKEVLTEALSEFIAAPDVTVLVREMNSQLVYLLGEGVRSNGAIQLRKEMRVLEAIATMGGFTIWADKNRVRILRKTRTGLTEYRFNYGAYLAGKAPDSNIVLQAGDTIVVEN